In Vibrio sp. FE10, the following are encoded in one genomic region:
- a CDS encoding OmpA family protein codes for MKITIGLISGVMSALLLAGCATDTYVSQENRDKFAGLDVSKFLISECLAPEREVHVAIAEHFAFDKYKIRDLDALNLDAFVEEIRGLKGRITIVGHTDYKGSLDYNQRLSQRRAKSVADYLKAHLDPTNYDWEVKHLGETQPLLFGKTDKDRAENRRAFIVFEEAQKYEEMPFCEPPKPERKVYMAMTPHFDFDKSVLKPEDLTQLDDFTEQLSGLQGSIMVAGHTDQAGSLSYNEKLAERRAETVVEYLKTKLDPKQFIWEVKSFGKLQPAINERTEKADALNRRAFIVFKESDITAEQQMLSGSQQQALSGNEQEVMSIESEQKTSTDNQ; via the coding sequence ATGAAAATAACAATTGGCCTAATCAGCGGTGTAATGAGCGCTTTGCTTCTTGCTGGCTGTGCAACTGACACCTACGTGAGCCAGGAAAACAGAGACAAGTTTGCTGGCTTAGATGTGTCTAAGTTTTTAATCAGTGAATGTTTAGCGCCTGAACGTGAGGTGCATGTCGCTATCGCAGAGCATTTTGCGTTTGATAAATACAAAATACGCGATTTAGATGCGCTCAACTTAGATGCGTTTGTGGAAGAGATCAGAGGCCTGAAAGGGCGCATCACTATTGTTGGCCACACCGATTACAAGGGCTCGCTGGATTACAATCAGCGCCTTTCACAACGCCGTGCTAAATCGGTTGCAGACTATTTGAAAGCGCACCTCGACCCAACGAATTACGATTGGGAAGTGAAGCACCTTGGTGAGACTCAACCTCTGCTATTTGGTAAAACCGATAAAGATAGAGCTGAAAACCGCCGTGCGTTTATCGTGTTTGAAGAAGCGCAGAAATACGAAGAGATGCCTTTCTGTGAACCACCAAAACCAGAACGTAAGGTGTACATGGCAATGACGCCACACTTTGATTTTGACAAGTCAGTACTTAAGCCAGAAGACTTAACTCAGTTGGATGATTTCACGGAGCAGTTAAGTGGTTTGCAAGGCAGCATCATGGTCGCAGGACACACCGACCAAGCGGGGTCACTTTCTTACAATGAAAAGCTGGCAGAGCGCCGTGCAGAAACCGTGGTTGAGTATCTCAAAACTAAACTCGACCCTAAGCAGTTCATCTGGGAAGTGAAGTCGTTTGGTAAACTACAGCCAGCGATCAATGAGCGCACTGAGAAAGCTGATGCGCTAAACCGCCGCGCATTTATCGTGTTCAAGGAATCTGATATTACTGCAGAGCAACAAATGCTTTCCGGCAGTCAACAGCAGGCGCTTTCTGGAAATGAACAGGAAGTAATGAGCATCGAGAGCGAGCAGAAAACTTCGACTGATAATCAATAG
- a CDS encoding BLUF domain-containing protein, translating to MRLTRLIYVSTLCESCDSKALDEILKISHDRNKQSHLTGLLSHNDQYFLQCIEGSRTAVNHTYNHILNDKRHKKVMILYFKEIDCREFGDWSMGDIPQSSLTELVNLQFSTSDQFNPYEMSGESAYRMLLELKQNLPSQ from the coding sequence ATGCGCCTAACTCGGTTAATTTATGTCAGTACGCTTTGTGAAAGCTGCGACTCGAAGGCTTTAGATGAAATTCTCAAGATCTCACACGATCGTAATAAGCAGAGCCACTTAACTGGCCTTCTTAGTCACAACGACCAGTATTTCCTACAATGTATCGAAGGTTCACGAACTGCGGTTAACCATACCTATAATCATATTCTGAATGATAAGCGGCACAAAAAAGTCATGATTTTATATTTCAAAGAGATCGATTGTAGAGAATTTGGCGATTGGTCGATGGGTGATATTCCACAATCAAGCCTAACTGAACTGGTTAACTTACAGTTTTCAACATCTGATCAGTTCAATCCTTATGAGATGTCTGGAGAAAGTGCCTATCGAATGCTTCTAGAGTTAAAGCAAAACTTACCGTCTCAATAG
- a CDS encoding GNAT family N-acetyltransferase → MDITIRPAMPSELATIYALFISNDEWTKFNGPYFPYSPPSLDEFESHSFQRLLDGSDLQLVVVDEVPVGTVSCYWECEETRWLEAGVVIYNSEYWGNGIAALALPLWVTYLFENKQIERVGLTTWSGNPRMMSLALKLSFQQEARLRKVRYYQGEYYDSIKYGLLRSEWLESK, encoded by the coding sequence ATGGACATAACGATAAGACCAGCAATGCCTAGCGAATTGGCTACCATTTATGCTTTGTTTATCTCAAACGATGAGTGGACCAAGTTTAACGGCCCTTATTTCCCATATTCACCCCCATCGTTAGATGAGTTTGAAAGTCATTCGTTTCAACGCTTACTCGATGGATCCGACTTGCAGCTAGTGGTTGTAGACGAAGTGCCTGTTGGAACGGTCAGTTGCTACTGGGAATGTGAAGAAACACGGTGGTTGGAAGCGGGTGTGGTTATTTATAACTCGGAGTATTGGGGTAATGGCATTGCCGCGTTAGCACTTCCGCTTTGGGTTACTTACCTATTCGAAAATAAGCAGATCGAACGTGTGGGCTTAACCACTTGGTCAGGTAATCCGCGGATGATGTCACTAGCTCTCAAATTAAGCTTCCAGCAAGAAGCTAGGCTAAGAAAAGTGCGTTATTACCAAGGCGAGTATTATGACTCGATTAAGTATGGCCTATTGCGTTCTGAGTGGCTGGAAAGCAAATAG
- a CDS encoding TIGR03643 family protein → MMLSKENESRIIEMAWEDRTPFEAIELQFGLNESEVIRFMRSHLKLGSFKLWRTRVSGRSTKHIKLRSADVSRGYCPTQYKHR, encoded by the coding sequence ATGATGCTATCTAAAGAGAATGAATCAAGAATTATAGAAATGGCGTGGGAAGATAGAACTCCGTTTGAGGCGATAGAGCTGCAATTTGGTTTGAATGAATCAGAAGTGATTCGCTTCATGCGAAGCCATCTGAAGCTTGGCAGTTTTAAATTGTGGCGCACACGTGTTTCTGGTCGTTCTACCAAGCACATAAAACTTCGTAGTGCAGATGTATCGAGAGGGTATTGTCCTACTCAATACAAGCATCGTTAA
- a CDS encoding DUF3465 domain-containing protein, with translation MKQFFALILAVLCFGVSYVQANDVHLKQAYESHQSDVQVRGSGTVSRILPDDNKGSRHQKFILRLDSKQTVLVAHNIDLAPRIKGLGKGDRVEFYGEYEWNKKGGVIHWTHRDPNNRHAHGWLKHNGNVYE, from the coding sequence ATGAAACAATTTTTTGCTCTAATTTTGGCAGTGCTTTGCTTTGGTGTTAGTTATGTTCAAGCTAATGATGTTCACCTTAAACAAGCTTACGAGAGTCACCAAAGCGATGTACAAGTTCGTGGCTCTGGTACAGTTTCTCGAATACTTCCAGATGATAACAAAGGCTCTAGACATCAGAAGTTTATCTTACGATTGGACAGTAAACAAACCGTGCTAGTCGCGCACAATATTGACTTGGCTCCTCGTATTAAAGGATTAGGAAAAGGTGACCGAGTTGAATTCTATGGCGAGTATGAATGGAACAAGAAAGGTGGCGTAATTCACTGGACTCACAGAGACCCTAACAACCGTCACGCTCACGGTTGGTTAAAGCACAATGGGAACGTATACGAGTAA
- a CDS encoding type II secretion system protein, which translates to MKKNGFTLIELVVVIVILGILAVTAAPRFLNVSTDSHIAVVKGTGASFKTGVDLAYSKNLTSNGGGASTNVPIYDDSATGQLDFNEWGYPAQQWHLPEESPRLDNAEDCISVWGALLLDPPSISSFNSPEETDYIAEYIQTDQCIYHYRVVPGISIDYNSMNGEVTVDDEPNS; encoded by the coding sequence ATGAAAAAGAACGGTTTTACACTTATTGAGCTTGTTGTCGTTATTGTGATCCTTGGAATACTCGCCGTAACTGCTGCTCCAAGGTTCCTCAATGTAAGTACTGATTCTCATATTGCAGTGGTGAAAGGCACTGGCGCTTCTTTTAAAACAGGTGTCGATCTTGCCTATTCAAAAAATTTAACCTCAAACGGTGGCGGTGCTTCCACAAACGTCCCTATCTATGATGACTCCGCGACCGGCCAGCTTGACTTCAATGAATGGGGATATCCAGCCCAACAATGGCACTTACCCGAAGAATCTCCAAGATTAGATAACGCTGAAGACTGCATTTCGGTATGGGGCGCACTGCTCCTCGATCCACCGAGTATTTCAAGTTTCAATTCACCAGAAGAAACCGACTACATTGCTGAATATATACAGACGGATCAGTGTATCTATCATTATCGAGTCGTACCGGGAATTTCCATTGACTACAACTCAATGAATGGTGAGGTTACTGTGGATGATGAGCCGAACAGCTAA
- a CDS encoding DNA alkylation repair protein, with protein MNIVETVKLHLSDVGYPKASVKTEQVRSISALVFKTIKNKDISNVLSLCTQLLEERDWALGVIAYDWAFRVRKQYSKETFPIFEHWLMEYVTDWNDCDDFCTYAFGELLSQHHELFEMTTRWVDHSNFAVRRAAAVVLIYPINKDRYSGLNPFKVADLLIKDEHALVQKGYGWMLKVLTQKEPQLVIRYLKANHTVMPRVAFRYAIEKLDGKTKRELMSL; from the coding sequence ATGAATATCGTTGAAACGGTAAAGCTTCATCTTTCAGACGTTGGTTATCCAAAGGCTAGTGTTAAAACAGAGCAGGTTCGATCTATATCGGCGCTCGTTTTTAAAACCATCAAAAACAAAGATATCTCCAATGTTTTGTCCTTGTGTACTCAATTGCTTGAAGAAAGGGATTGGGCGTTAGGCGTTATTGCTTACGACTGGGCTTTTAGAGTAAGAAAACAATATTCGAAAGAAACGTTTCCAATCTTTGAGCATTGGTTAATGGAGTATGTCACTGACTGGAATGATTGTGATGACTTCTGTACTTATGCGTTTGGTGAGTTACTATCTCAACACCATGAGTTGTTCGAGATGACAACTAGATGGGTCGACCATTCTAACTTTGCTGTGCGAAGAGCAGCAGCGGTTGTCTTAATTTACCCGATCAATAAGGATAGATACTCAGGTTTGAACCCCTTTAAAGTGGCCGATTTGTTGATTAAAGATGAACATGCTCTCGTGCAAAAAGGCTATGGTTGGATGCTAAAAGTGCTCACTCAAAAAGAGCCTCAATTGGTGATTCGTTATTTAAAGGCTAACCATACCGTAATGCCAAGAGTCGCTTTTCGTTACGCGATTGAAAAGCTGGATGGTAAAACTAAGCGAGAGTTAATGTCACTTTGA
- a CDS encoding nucleotidyltransferase domain-containing protein gives MQDQTRGLDKDGFIENVYSPENITPEFQDVVNAVIDSLLSELPNQIDGIYLYGSVPRGTAIVGHSDLDVSIVLATPVGQREEEVFKRLSDAIPKAYPQVSKLDIDPGFLSEILQPNEEFHWQFWLKHCCCCMWGNDLSAGFPRHKPSIEIAQALNGVLSTFLEQMTPSFESMSDADVAKVIGKKLVRAAYYFVAEKDGSWYTDLSQCAAVAKRYYPNLDDDIELAHQYAFGNLISKTEAFELCERFSKELVVS, from the coding sequence GTGCAAGATCAAACTAGAGGGCTCGACAAAGACGGGTTCATCGAAAACGTATACTCACCTGAGAATATCACTCCTGAATTCCAAGATGTCGTGAATGCCGTTATTGACTCGTTGTTAAGCGAACTTCCGAACCAAATTGATGGCATCTACTTGTATGGAAGCGTGCCGAGAGGAACTGCCATTGTTGGCCACTCTGATTTGGATGTTTCTATCGTCCTCGCTACGCCTGTTGGTCAAAGAGAAGAGGAAGTATTTAAGCGACTTTCTGACGCCATTCCCAAAGCATATCCTCAAGTGAGCAAGCTTGATATCGATCCAGGTTTTCTCTCAGAGATTCTTCAGCCCAACGAAGAATTCCATTGGCAGTTTTGGCTCAAACATTGTTGCTGTTGTATGTGGGGTAATGATTTATCTGCTGGGTTTCCACGTCACAAGCCAAGTATTGAAATAGCTCAAGCTCTTAATGGTGTTTTATCGACTTTTCTTGAACAAATGACCCCAAGCTTTGAAAGCATGAGTGATGCAGACGTCGCCAAGGTTATTGGCAAGAAGTTAGTTAGAGCAGCATATTACTTTGTTGCTGAGAAAGACGGCAGTTGGTACACAGATTTGTCTCAGTGCGCTGCAGTAGCCAAGCGCTATTACCCAAACCTAGACGATGATATTGAGTTAGCACATCAATACGCTTTCGGAAATTTGATATCTAAAACAGAAGCTTTTGAATTGTGTGAAAGGTTTAGTAAAGAGCTTGTTGTAAGTTAA
- a CDS encoding NUDIX hydrolase: protein MDVHECVSFILLNESQVLLEKRSESKETDPGLITIPGGHIEHGESQVQALFRELDEELNVVPIHYKYLCSLYHPTKELQLIHYFIVSDWKGDITTQEADSVAWYSLNTDLVGIAADGVALKEVERVGMFL, encoded by the coding sequence ATGGATGTACATGAGTGTGTTTCTTTTATTTTGCTGAACGAATCACAAGTATTGTTAGAAAAGCGTAGTGAGTCTAAAGAAACGGATCCTGGCTTAATTACCATACCTGGCGGCCATATTGAGCATGGTGAAAGTCAGGTACAAGCGTTGTTTCGTGAGCTCGATGAAGAGCTTAATGTTGTTCCCATTCATTACAAATACTTGTGCTCACTTTACCATCCTACGAAAGAGCTTCAGTTGATCCATTACTTTATTGTGAGTGACTGGAAAGGAGATATCACAACTCAAGAGGCTGACAGTGTCGCGTGGTATTCGTTAAATACAGATCTTGTTGGTATTGCTGCCGATGGCGTTGCTTTGAAAGAAGTGGAGCGGGTAGGGATGTTTCTCTAA
- a CDS encoding CobW family GTP-binding protein, which produces MSSIPVTILHGFLGSGKTTFLRNILQQTDYSGDDLSVIVNDMSELDVDGVLILNTDAVSEEQGNFVTISGDSISSPSGVKHLDKALKKLCAEKSPEWIVIETSGSSHPLPLIEYFKNNAQFALKDVTTLVDATWLRDDYQQGAALIPKWQENVQQGVRGVENLLVEQIMFSNRVMLTKTDKVDDHTVRNIAQAIHPLNVYSEIIKTSWGNLDIRTLKGKQDYNFALVEQLTAELRETVNEPLNLSDKDEQSLVAKVIKDDRPFHPARLWNTCQQHLTKGVFRSKGFFWFPTRDDVSLLWSQANGNVGLEITGFWRASVINDESQNFTEEHRQILQDKIDSVESRFGDRRCRLTVIGQEDEVDAFIDALENCFLTDAELDLWQQGETFEDPWPKKIAKLSQKKTL; this is translated from the coding sequence ATGTCGTCAATTCCAGTCACCATTTTGCATGGGTTTCTAGGGTCAGGGAAAACCACGTTCTTACGCAACATTCTTCAACAAACCGATTATTCCGGCGATGACCTGTCCGTTATTGTGAATGACATGAGTGAGTTGGATGTCGATGGTGTGCTCATCTTAAATACAGATGCGGTGAGTGAAGAGCAGGGCAATTTCGTCACGATCAGTGGAGATAGCATCAGCAGCCCGAGTGGTGTAAAGCACCTCGATAAAGCGCTTAAAAAGCTCTGTGCAGAAAAGTCGCCAGAATGGATTGTGATTGAAACGTCGGGTAGTAGCCATCCTTTGCCTTTGATTGAGTATTTCAAAAACAACGCGCAATTTGCACTTAAAGACGTGACTACGTTAGTGGATGCGACTTGGCTGCGGGATGATTATCAACAAGGAGCTGCGTTAATCCCTAAGTGGCAGGAGAATGTGCAGCAAGGTGTTCGTGGTGTAGAAAACCTGTTGGTTGAACAAATCATGTTCTCAAATCGTGTCATGCTAACCAAAACGGACAAAGTGGATGACCATACCGTTCGCAACATTGCGCAGGCGATTCACCCGCTCAATGTGTACTCCGAGATAATCAAAACTTCATGGGGAAACTTGGATATCCGCACGTTAAAAGGTAAGCAAGACTACAACTTTGCCTTAGTGGAACAGTTAACCGCAGAACTTCGAGAGACAGTGAATGAACCTTTGAATCTCTCAGATAAAGACGAACAAAGCCTTGTCGCAAAAGTGATCAAAGATGATCGCCCATTTCATCCTGCGCGTTTATGGAATACGTGCCAACAGCATTTAACGAAAGGCGTATTTCGTAGCAAAGGGTTCTTTTGGTTCCCTACTCGAGATGATGTTTCATTGCTTTGGAGCCAAGCGAACGGCAATGTTGGGCTTGAAATTACAGGCTTTTGGCGTGCTTCGGTGATCAATGATGAATCACAAAACTTTACTGAGGAACACCGTCAAATTCTGCAAGATAAGATAGACAGTGTTGAAAGCCGCTTTGGTGATCGTCGTTGTCGTTTAACGGTGATTGGGCAAGAAGATGAAGTCGACGCCTTTATCGATGCACTGGAAAACTGTTTTTTGACTGATGCGGAATTGGATTTGTGGCAGCAAGGGGAGACATTTGAAGATCCTTGGCCAAAGAAAATTGCCAAGTTAAGCCAGAAGAAGACACTTTAA
- the zigA gene encoding zinc metallochaperone GTPase ZigA, whose translation MKTQKLPVTVLSGFLGAGKTTVLSHILNNRQGRKVAVIVNDMSEINIDAATVQNEVSLNHSEEKLVEMSNGCICCTLREDLLEEVTKLAQEGRFDYLVIESTGIAEPLPVAETFTFADDNGLSLSDVARLDTMVTVVDAINFLRDYDEAKFLTETPESLGEDDERSVADLLVDQVEFADVILISKTDLAEKSEVERLLAILKTLNTSATILPISNGEVELDAVLDTQSFSFEKAQQAPGWLKEMRGEHIPETEEYGISSFAYHARRPFHPEKFYDFLHNAEDYGKLIRSKGYFWLATRPEFVGQWSQAGGIARYGAAGMFWKAIPKEEWPTDQESLDAINNIWQEPYGDMRQELVFIGQGLEQEKLISRLNECLLTEDEMEQEGDYWLSLEDPFPAWEE comes from the coding sequence ATGAAAACCCAAAAACTCCCTGTTACGGTTTTATCCGGCTTTCTCGGCGCAGGAAAAACAACCGTTTTAAGTCATATTCTTAACAACAGACAAGGCAGAAAAGTTGCGGTCATCGTCAACGACATGAGTGAAATCAACATCGATGCAGCGACCGTTCAGAATGAAGTTTCTCTCAACCACAGTGAAGAAAAACTGGTTGAAATGAGTAACGGCTGTATCTGTTGTACCCTGCGTGAGGATCTACTTGAAGAAGTTACCAAACTCGCTCAAGAAGGTAGATTCGATTACTTAGTGATTGAGTCCACTGGCATCGCTGAGCCACTTCCCGTTGCAGAGACTTTTACTTTCGCTGATGATAATGGGCTTTCGCTTTCAGACGTTGCCCGTTTAGACACAATGGTAACAGTGGTTGATGCCATCAACTTCCTGCGAGATTACGATGAAGCGAAGTTCTTAACAGAGACGCCCGAGTCATTAGGTGAAGACGATGAGCGCAGTGTCGCTGATTTACTTGTCGATCAAGTAGAGTTCGCGGATGTGATCTTGATAAGCAAAACCGATCTCGCTGAGAAGTCAGAAGTCGAGAGACTTTTGGCGATTCTTAAAACACTCAATACCTCAGCCACTATTCTTCCTATCTCGAATGGTGAAGTGGAACTTGATGCGGTACTCGACACACAGAGTTTCAGTTTTGAAAAGGCACAACAAGCCCCTGGTTGGTTGAAAGAAATGCGAGGCGAGCACATACCTGAAACTGAAGAATACGGTATTTCCAGCTTTGCATATCATGCGAGGCGTCCTTTCCATCCAGAAAAATTCTATGATTTCCTCCATAACGCAGAAGACTACGGCAAACTGATTCGTTCTAAAGGTTACTTTTGGTTAGCAACGAGGCCGGAGTTTGTGGGCCAGTGGAGCCAAGCGGGCGGCATCGCACGTTATGGTGCCGCAGGTATGTTTTGGAAAGCAATTCCGAAAGAGGAATGGCCGACGGATCAAGAATCCCTCGATGCCATCAACAATATTTGGCAAGAACCTTATGGCGATATGCGTCAAGAATTGGTGTTTATTGGCCAAGGATTAGAGCAAGAAAAATTGATTTCCCGTCTCAACGAATGTTTGTTAACGGAAGATGAAATGGAGCAAGAGGGCGACTATTGGTTGTCTTTGGAAGACCCATTCCCTGCTTGGGAAGAATAA
- a CDS encoding integrase: MVGRARSKETAHYPPFLVKMSHRGQSRFRFTTVDGVKKLFPIGAVEQEAIQAAHVYNLQYRPELGSAFSLSEMTPFRKAVSKGRKDKFNRPLKEWLPLVLSRVKKEERLSKDVYRNLERDCYRLDEFMGRLPTKSIKLQHINEFLSKYYSDLSNRQLNNKISNLKKVFSYLADESAIESNFVLNKKQRRLTREDYTKARHDLDIENYQKVYDAAPLFLKVAMSLTLETTHAVREIYRLRYRIYKPREGVCGILWNPDKEMEYVDGHAVYGMLYVHREKVKKSDASTVAIPVTQTIKDIVDLSKTSRLICPYIVHRKPKQQQRGISKETDHLYQVHHHNISKEFSKVRDSLGLYSHLKKSLRPTYHEIRGLAARMIEQQGQSATERMAHANAKTTKIYTGTSDIIWHQVPPVEVMPKGGQK, encoded by the coding sequence ATGGTTGGTAGAGCTAGAAGCAAAGAAACGGCTCATTACCCTCCATTCTTGGTGAAAATGAGCCATAGGGGCCAATCTCGATTTCGGTTTACGACCGTAGATGGTGTGAAGAAGCTATTTCCTATCGGGGCTGTAGAGCAAGAAGCGATACAAGCTGCGCATGTTTACAACTTGCAATATCGTCCTGAGCTAGGAAGCGCGTTTTCCCTTTCTGAGATGACCCCATTTCGCAAAGCTGTCTCCAAAGGCCGCAAGGACAAATTTAATCGGCCTTTAAAAGAGTGGCTTCCATTAGTGTTGTCTCGTGTGAAGAAAGAAGAACGGCTTTCCAAAGACGTTTATCGAAATTTGGAGAGGGACTGTTACCGCCTTGATGAGTTCATGGGGCGGCTGCCAACCAAATCGATCAAGTTACAGCACATCAATGAGTTCCTTTCGAAATACTATTCAGACTTAAGTAATCGTCAGCTCAACAATAAGATCAGTAACCTTAAAAAGGTATTTTCCTACCTTGCTGATGAGAGCGCTATTGAGAGTAATTTTGTACTCAATAAAAAACAGCGTCGATTGACTAGAGAAGATTACACAAAAGCTCGCCACGACCTAGATATCGAAAACTACCAAAAGGTCTACGATGCAGCACCACTGTTTCTTAAGGTCGCAATGAGCTTAACACTTGAGACGACTCATGCTGTGAGAGAGATCTATAGGCTTCGTTATCGAATATACAAGCCACGGGAAGGCGTGTGTGGGATTCTTTGGAACCCTGACAAAGAGATGGAGTATGTTGATGGGCACGCTGTGTATGGAATGCTTTATGTTCACCGAGAGAAGGTGAAAAAGTCCGATGCTTCCACTGTTGCTATTCCCGTTACTCAGACGATCAAAGACATTGTAGACCTTTCTAAAACATCCAGATTGATTTGTCCTTATATCGTTCACCGCAAACCTAAACAGCAGCAACGTGGCATTTCAAAAGAGACCGACCACCTCTACCAAGTACATCACCACAATATAAGTAAAGAGTTCAGTAAGGTTCGAGACTCATTAGGGCTTTATAGTCACCTAAAGAAATCGCTAAGGCCAACCTATCATGAAATTCGAGGACTAGCTGCTCGAATGATTGAACAGCAAGGGCAGAGTGCTACCGAGCGAATGGCACATGCGAACGCTAAAACGACAAAAATCTATACAGGCACAAGTGACATTATTTGGCACCAAGTACCACCTGTTGAGGTTATGCCTAAAGGTGGCCAGAAGTGA
- the istA gene encoding IS21 family transposase: MPKKRMPMNKIKEILRLRYECNLSNRQIAACLNIAHSTVSQHLSRFKSSGLTWPLEETHHENQVTQALFDGRSSSQHKVMPDFTLCYLELKRKGMTKALLWEEYCHQHQDKAYGYTQFCELYRRWLKTQKRSMRQLHHAGDKLFIDYCGPTIPVVNPDTGECRHAQVFVATLGASNYTYVEASESQGLEHFLMAHVNTFNHFGGAPNLLVPDNLKSAVTKADCHSPILNESYRKLAQHYGVAVMPARPYKPKDKAKAENAVLIVERWIMMRLRHQVFYTMAELNLAIRKLMHDLNQREMKQLGVNRHDLFNKVDRPALKPLPSQPYVYIETKRATVSPDYHIQYKKHFYSVPHQLVGQQVELEATHQIIRIYHKGSIVAHHCTSQKEYGLSTVYEHMPSNHQYQSWTPERFIRWGKSIGPATGELTQMLLKRPEHEALAFRSCFGLLSLAKKHSDARLEQACRDALVTEKPYLGFVKNLLKNHREGTLSQPSTDTPNLKHTNVRGSNYYH, translated from the coding sequence ATGCCGAAAAAGAGAATGCCAATGAATAAAATTAAGGAAATCTTACGCCTCCGATACGAGTGCAATCTTTCTAATCGACAGATCGCCGCTTGCCTCAATATTGCTCATTCCACTGTATCCCAGCATCTATCCCGATTTAAATCCAGTGGCCTCACGTGGCCACTGGAAGAGACTCATCATGAAAATCAAGTCACCCAAGCTTTGTTTGATGGTCGCTCATCTTCTCAGCATAAAGTGATGCCTGATTTCACTCTCTGCTACTTAGAATTGAAGCGTAAAGGGATGACTAAAGCTTTGCTTTGGGAAGAGTATTGTCATCAGCATCAAGACAAAGCCTATGGCTATACACAGTTCTGCGAACTGTATAGACGTTGGCTAAAGACACAAAAACGCAGTATGCGCCAACTTCACCATGCTGGTGACAAGCTCTTCATTGACTACTGTGGCCCAACGATCCCTGTTGTGAATCCAGATACAGGAGAATGCCGACATGCTCAGGTATTTGTCGCCACTTTAGGAGCGTCAAATTACACCTATGTCGAGGCGAGTGAGAGCCAAGGGCTTGAACACTTCCTCATGGCTCATGTGAATACCTTTAATCACTTTGGTGGTGCTCCGAATCTACTTGTACCTGATAATCTGAAATCTGCTGTAACGAAAGCAGACTGTCATAGCCCTATCCTCAATGAGAGCTACCGAAAACTGGCACAACATTACGGCGTTGCTGTGATGCCAGCCAGGCCCTACAAGCCTAAAGATAAAGCCAAAGCTGAGAACGCAGTTCTCATCGTAGAGCGCTGGATAATGATGCGCCTTCGCCACCAAGTGTTCTATACAATGGCTGAGCTGAACCTGGCTATCCGAAAGCTGATGCATGACTTAAACCAACGAGAGATGAAACAGCTTGGTGTCAATCGACATGACTTGTTCAACAAAGTTGACCGTCCAGCGTTAAAACCACTGCCATCGCAACCATATGTGTATATCGAAACTAAACGAGCAACCGTCTCCCCTGATTATCACATTCAATATAAAAAGCACTTCTACTCTGTGCCGCACCAACTTGTTGGGCAACAAGTTGAGCTTGAAGCAACGCATCAAATAATACGTATCTACCACAAAGGGAGCATTGTTGCTCACCACTGCACAAGCCAAAAAGAATATGGTCTCTCTACCGTTTACGAGCATATGCCAAGCAACCATCAATACCAATCATGGACACCCGAGCGTTTTATCCGTTGGGGAAAATCTATTGGGCCAGCCACAGGTGAACTGACTCAGATGTTGCTCAAACGCCCAGAGCATGAAGCATTGGCCTTTAGAAGTTGCTTTGGGTTACTAAGTCTTGCCAAAAAGCACTCAGACGCACGGTTAGAACAAGCTTGCCGAGATGCCTTAGTGACAGAGAAGCCATACCTTGGCTTCGTCAAAAACTTATTGAAGAACCATCGAGAAGGCACTCTCTCTCAGCCTTCCACTGATACCCCAAACCTTAAACACACTAATGTTCGTGGTTCCAACTACTACCACTAG